From the Candidatus Methylomirabilota bacterium genome, the window TGCTGGTGGAAAGTGACGAGCTGCGTGTCGTCTCGGCCCGCAAGGCGGGCGAGCATATCACGATGCGCATCCAGCGGATCCGGGTCGGGGACGGCGTGGCGGGCTGGGTTGCGCGGGAAGGCCAGCCGCTCCTCCTCAACGAGGGCGACGACTTCTCGCGCTTCGTCAACTTCGCCCCGAAGGGAGGGCGCATCCAGTCGGCACTCTCGGTCCCCCTCCAGGTGGAGGGCCGCGTCGTCGGTGTCCTCAACGCCAACCGCCTGGCCGGCGGCGAGAACTTCACCGACGGGGACCTGGCCGTCCTGCGCCTGTTCGCCGACACCGCGGCGCTGGCGATCGACCAGACGAACCTCCTGCAGACGGTCCAGACGCGCGCGCGCTCGCTGCAGACCCTGCTGTCGGTCACCGACGCCTTCGCCGGCGCGACGGACCCGGCGGCGGCGCTCGTCGGGCTCATGCCCGGTCTGGGCGAGACGTTTCATCCCGCCCAGGCGCTCGCCTTCCTCGGGACAGCGGAGCAGGGCCGCCTGGACGCCGTCGCGGACTGGACGCCCCGGCGGGGACCGGGGGGGCGCGACCGGCTCGGCGGGCTCGGACTCACGCTCACCCCCCAGGTTCTCGAGGCCTTCGAGGGCCGAGAGCCAGCCTGGTTCAAGCGGTTGCCGCTCGACGGCGACCCGGCGCGAGCGGAGTCGCTTCCCGCCCGACTGCTCCTGGTGCCGGTGAGCGGCTCGGAGCTCTCGCGGTGCGCGCTCGTCCTGGGCTGGGAGGACCCGCAGCACGTGCTGCCTTCCGAAGACGTCAACGTGCTCGAAGGGCTAGCCCGGCAGCTCGAGCTGGCGCTGTCGAGTCAGGACCGGGCGGCCGCCGTCGGGGCGCTCGAGGCCGAGATGGCGCAGGCGCGGACGCACCTGATGGAGGCCGAGCGGCTGGCGACCGTCGGCCAGAGCATGGCCGGGGTCGTCCACGACATCAACGCGCCCTTGACCGCGGTGACGGCCTTCGCCCAGCTGATTCAGAAGGAAACGGTGGATGACAAGAGCCGCGAGCGCGCGGGACACATCATCGAGGCGGCGACGCGGGCCCAGCGGCTCGTCCGCGAGCTCCTCAAGATGGCGCGCCCCCAGCCCCCGACGTTGGAGCTGGTCGAGCTTCACCAGCTCCTCCAGGTGGCGATGGACCTCGAGCGGCCCCAGTGCGCCGTCTCCGGCATCAAGCTCGTCTCGGCGTTCGACCCGGCGGTGCCTCAGGTCAAGGCCGACCCCCACCGTCTCGGACAGGTCTTCATCAACCTGCTCGTCAACGCCCGGCAGGCCATGGACGCGGGAGAGAAAGGCAGCGTCATCACCGTCCAGACGCGACGGCTCGAGCGCGCGGTGGAGATCCACGTCATCGACGACGGCCCCGGCATCCCCGCGGCCGTCAAGAGCAAGATCTTCGACTGGTTCTTCACCACCAAGCCGCCGGGCGAGGGCACGGGGCTCGGCCTCGCGGTGTCGCGCGAGATCCTGCTCTCCCACGGCGGGAACCTGCGGGTCGACGACTCCCCGGGCGGCGGCGCCACCTTCATTCTCCTGCTACCCCTCACGGAGGCCCCCGGCGCGCCGGCCCGGTAGTCCGTCCGACGGCGCCTCCGGTCGCCCCTGGTGCACCGACCCGAATTCCGGGTGCGGCGACCTGAGCCGGGGCCTCTCCCCTGTGAGCGGCCGGGGGCCTGCCGACCCTGAACCCCTCGTCAGATCAGGCGCGAAGAGTGCCCCGGGTCCGCATGCTGTGGCG encodes:
- a CDS encoding ATP-binding protein, which gives rise to MGEPTEDRSFLGWLSRFWTGSPPGPDVVTATPPLPVAAAPTATAGPEAPPTDLTHDQTTGRETTLRIEDIIRVQAVTASLLTKKVSPQDLFRHIVDGAADCLNAHEASLMLVESDELRVVSARKAGEHITMRIQRIRVGDGVAGWVAREGQPLLLNEGDDFSRFVNFAPKGGRIQSALSVPLQVEGRVVGVLNANRLAGGENFTDGDLAVLRLFADTAALAIDQTNLLQTVQTRARSLQTLLSVTDAFAGATDPAAALVGLMPGLGETFHPAQALAFLGTAEQGRLDAVADWTPRRGPGGRDRLGGLGLTLTPQVLEAFEGREPAWFKRLPLDGDPARAESLPARLLLVPVSGSELSRCALVLGWEDPQHVLPSEDVNVLEGLARQLELALSSQDRAAAVGALEAEMAQARTHLMEAERLATVGQSMAGVVHDINAPLTAVTAFAQLIQKETVDDKSRERAGHIIEAATRAQRLVRELLKMARPQPPTLELVELHQLLQVAMDLERPQCAVSGIKLVSAFDPAVPQVKADPHRLGQVFINLLVNARQAMDAGEKGSVITVQTRRLERAVEIHVIDDGPGIPAAVKSKIFDWFFTTKPPGEGTGLGLAVSREILLSHGGNLRVDDSPGGGATFILLLPLTEAPGAPAR